AACCCTTCTGtaaaagccccgcccccccaccagccccagaatttaaaaatgaacatgcaacaatgtaaaacaaaaaacccgTGTGTGAGCTCGACTCTCCCTAAATGCTCATTGTcagacatttaaacaaaattaaaattaaaaaggcatgtttaaagaaaaaaaaaaagaatttaaaacaaGCCTTCCCTCTCTCCGTGTTACGTACACGTACAGGGACGGCAGAGGTGTCAAAGGGCATTTCAGGAGGGCCGCGTGAACGCTGGGGTTCGTTTTAACCAATATGGCTTAATTTGTACTGTTACTTAATCTACTGTCTACACACAATTCTGCACTACAGCTGTATATTCAACGTCAAATGTGATTTtgcttttgcaaaaaaaacgtaaaaagTGGAATGAAATTAGTAATTCAAGTCATTAAAAGCAGAGGCCAGAGCCAGAGGCTAGAATACCTCTGGTCCTCCAGGAGCTGCGTTTGACACCTCTAGTGTACCTTATACATGGCCGTGTTCGCATCTATGAAGTGTATTATACAGTTAGACACCCCTAGGCCACACCTTCTGTTTTACGTGAACCTGCTCCCCCCCCGTGCTGCTTGAGGTATGGCAGGAGACGGCTTTACATACAGGGTTTACATACAGGGTTTGCAGTGGGCAGCCTGTGGGGGGCTGGAGAGGCCTTCCCCGAGGGTCGGGCCGCAGGAGTCGGCACAGCGGAGGGAAAGTGCTCGGGCGTGTCCGCTGGGTGGTGGCCGGGGGAGGGAAAGGGCGGCGGGGTTTTTGTCGTTCGAGCCCGTTGACCAcggccctcccccccctcccccccacgcgTGCTTGAATCAGGCGAAGTACATGGTGCGCAGGGTGTCCTGGTGGATCTGCACCGCCTTGGCCAGGGCCTGCTGGTCCCGTCCGTTGCTCTGTCCCGAGGTGTGGCTGCCTTCGGCActgtgggacggggggggacagAGTTACGGACGTGTTTCATCTCACGATGCACTGAGACACTACCGCGTTTTTCCGTATTAAACCTGCATTtttcctcccctttcccccttgAAATAGCAGGGCGCCTGCTAGCGCACGTCAGGCAGAAGCGCGATCAGCCTCCCCCTCCGCCGCCCGCCAAGCTGGGCCGCGCCACGGTTACTGCGGGCGACGCGGGCAGACTGCGGGTCCCCGGGGCCCCTCCCTGGCACAGACCCGCGTTCCCGCCGGgcgctctctctcacctgtcgTGCTCCTTGTCCACCAGGTGGTAGCGAGCGCGGAACGCCACCAGGTGCGCGTAGTAGGCGGGCGCCGGGATGGAGACGGAGCGCGTGCAGCGCACGTAGGTGTGGCACAGCTGGTAGGTGAGCACCTGCAGCTCGTCCGAAGTGAAATGGTTGTCGTCCCACAGCACGTGGTAATGGGAGGGCCTGCTGGTGCCCTGGGAGGTGAAGAGCACGGTCGAAATGGGAGTCAATAATCGATTTCAGGAATTCATGCCAACTTCCGCTCAATTACTACTTACTTAGCCCAGTCGTATCTTGGTCTGGCATCTGTATACAGCCACACTCTAAGAGTATCCTCAAGATTTTACTGTGATCGAATACAGTAGTGAACCAGCATTGTTCACAGAGccatcataaaataataaaggcaCATAGTTGAACAAAAACCAGCCCTCCAAGACCAGAGTTGTGAAACCCTGGTCCAACTGATTCGTAGTTCTAATCCCTGCAACGGACAATTATAATATTCCtaccctttatttatttatttgacagggacaatacacattgatcaacatcactattatgtgatgtaaacgtgccagatttagctagatcgctaatttccatctgttctccctgggcaggctgatgttaaCACATTAATAGCAAGCAGGCCAGACTAAAGCTCAAGCTTTTTGATAGGGTTTACCGTTTTATGGCACGTCCAATTTTGCAGTCTAGTAACTTCCACTAGTTCTCTCCCGTTGTTTGCCACATGCCTGATGAGGGTCAAGACGAACCGGGTAAACTCGGCACTCACCTGAATGCCAGCGTGGCTGCACAGGTAGAAGTCAAACTCTGAAGGGTGGGTGATCTTAGTGTCCACTGTGGTACCGGCAGGGATGTTGCCACTTTTCCCCaccttaaaaacacacagcaaaatttGCTTCAGTTTCCAAAGAATTCGCCGTTCGCCGTCTCGCAGACTGGAGGTGCACCGATCTTAGGGACGGACGCTGACCTCCAAAGTCTGCATGAGGCATCCATTCTCAGCACACTTTACCAGGCCTTTGAGAGAGTTTGTCATTCAGAATGCGTAACTCAAACACTGGAGTCCGTTTTTCCTTCATGCCTTGTGAGACAGCACTGCTACACGTCAGATTTGGCATTCTGCACTGGCCTTGTTGTCCTCGGTCACAGACCACAGTCAATACGGATTCCACTCAGCAGTGACCTCCCACCACATTCTCTCATTCACCTCACATTAGGCACACTTAGGAGGCGTAGACTGCAAATGTGCCTCAGCTGCTAATCACTGCTTGGAACCCCCATCTACCAAACACTATACCGCCCTTGGAAATGCGCAGGGAACGTGTGGACAGATACAAAGCTTCGCCCAAAGCTTTCCACCCGTATTCAGAAGATGTTCGGAAGCAGAGGTCACTAGAGAAAGTTTGCGGGCACTCGTTTTCcgtacaaacacacgcagacaattttgtttattgaacagatacagatggTGTCATGTCCACGCGCAAGTACAGTCTATATCCAGCTTCAGATTTACATGCGGGAGAAAaagatttccaaaaaaaaaaaatcaagaaagcAGAACACAATAGCTGTGGGCCTCCGGGCTTGATTTCGCCCACACTTTAGACAGGAAGCGAGAACAGCTGGCCTTACCCTCTCATTTCGGTCCATGCAGAAGAGCCTGGTGTGGTGGCGCTTCTGCACCACCACGAACGTGATCCCGGGCTGGTAGTCCTTCTCCAGTTTGATGCAAGCCTCCCGGATGGCCAGCAGCTCGTGCTGGAGCACCTGGAGGAGCGGTTTCAACCacagttcagtgttaaatgtagGGGGGTGACCGAGGCGAGTGCAATCAAAAGCCCTCAACTACACGCTACGCAGTAAAAAAACACACGTGCTAACCGGGAACAACACACTCAGCCTTATTTCCTGGTTATGCGCTCGCTGCctggatttcttttttcagatcCCATTATAAacagataccccccccccagggcagaGTGTCAAAACAACAGATAACAGGCAGCGAGTATGACATCATCCCGAAACATCACCCTAAAAGGACCGCGCGTGCTTTAATCACGCCGGAGGGCATTTCGGGAACACAAAACGGCAATTACACAATGCTTTATCAGGCACCCGAGCAATGTCCTGTCCTTCATCTTAGCCAAATAACATCTCAAATTTCCCCCATGTGCCCGAACGAAAAACCAGATAAACTGGCGTGCCAGAGAGGAAAGGTAAGAACGGCGTATGTTAGCGTAGCTGCGGGCTAGTCCCCAGGCGCGCGAGCAGCCCCGGCCTGACCTGGTTGAACTGGCCCTCGGAGATGCCGTCCCGGTAGTAGATGATGCGCGTGGGCTTGAAGCGGGTGGACTTGTAGAACTGGATGAGCAGCTCCCGCACCATGGCGGCCAGGTCCTGGATGATGTCCTGCCGGTGCTGCTGGACCCGCACGGTGGCGCAGTAGCGACTGGGGTGGGCGTCCATGCTGCCCACCACCTgaacagagaggggaagagagcgTGAGCCATGATGAACGGGCTGCACGTTTAGGCTACCTAATGATATACCttccagacaaaacaataacaaagcCTGTCTCTTTGATACTGAGCACTACCATAGGCACAAGCTGGATGAGTGCAGATCTCAACTGGGCTCCTCATTTCGCAGAGGCAACGTTTGATTAAAAGTTTGAGCCCTTAATTACATATTCAAAATTTTTATAATTTCCCTGAGATTCAAACAAACttgactattaaaaaaaaacaaaaagtgacaGCCCTTGCAAGCGGTGTCACGAAAATATGCAGCATGAAGTTGAAATGGTGCATTTGTAACTCATTCTGAATTACTGTTCTGTAATGCACTGCATCTGATCTTTTGTCGGGGCCGCTCTGCTCGGCGAAACTGGATCGGCGGCTTGATTTACCGCGGCGATAGAGGGCTTCTTTCCGTCTCCGGCGGGAGGGTGAGTCACGTCGGCGCCCAGGAAGATCACCGGCTGCTGGAACACCAGGGGCCTGCGAACGGAGACGAGAGCGGCCGCGGTCACCCCGCGCCCAAGGAGGCCGAACAGAACCCAACAAAACACACGCTCCCCGTGCGGCAACGAAGCCCCCTCAACGCGGCCGCCTCACCTGCCCTGCGGGAGGAGGATGTTGTTGACCCCGCCCAGCTTGACGTTGATCTTCAGGCAGAGGTTGGACAGGGTCTGGGGGGTGGTCTTCTGCACGTTCTTCACCTGCACGCACTGCGTGGCCATGCCCAGCACCGTGTCGCCCACCCGCTTCACCTCGGCTGCAGGGGGAGAGAAGCCAAAGCGTCATCGCCGCGGCAACGGAAGGTCACGTCATGCATAACCGACCTCACCTCTCGATGGAGAGAGGGTCCCAAGGCTACGCTAGCCGTTTAGGTAAACAAGTGGAGGGAAGGAACAGAAAGTGAGGGAGGGAAGACAGGCTGAACTCGAATCTCAATGGAGGGAGGGTCCCAAGGCTACGCTAGCCGTTTAGGTAAACGAGTGGAGGGAAGGAgcggagagtgagggagagagaagacagagagaggcccACCGTAGACGGGCGTTTTCCCGGGCAGGATGACCACCACCAGCTGCAGGCCCTGGTAGGTGTACTTCAGGTGCTTGAACATGGGCTCCACGCTGTCCGCACCCTGGGCGTACTTGCAGAAGCAGGGCTGGCCCTGGATGGGCATCCCCGCGTCGCGCGAGATCTTCCGCAGCTGGTCAGTGAAGGCCCTGCGGGGCGCAAAGCGGGCGGCGGGTTAgcgggtggtgggggcggggttagcGCTCTATGCTCTCGCTCTgggaggggcggtggggggtgcgCTTACTTCAGCAGGAGCTCGGTGCACTGCCGCTGGGGGGCGAAGCAGGCGATGGCCCACACTTTGATCTCGATCCCGGTGTGGAACTGCTTGTTCCTCATGTCCCACACGCCCTGGATGGGAGTCGCTATCGCCTTGTTCTGTAGGGGGGGTCACAGTTACGGTGGATTAAAAGGGATGCCTGGAGAAGGCGGACCGACCCGGACGCTGAGCTAGGCTAAAAGCGGAGCTTTGGGCCGAAAGCGGACGCTCACCCTGCCGCCGTAGAGAATGGAGGGCGCCTGGAGGACGCGCCCGTTCACCTCCGTCATCTCGTCCCTCACCATGACCCCGAACTCCCGAACGTAAGGGTCCGTGTTAAAGTTGGCACTTCTCATCTGAAACGTCACAATGGCGTCCATTCAGAAGAAGCTTCAAAGGCGCCAGTAAAGAATGTCTACTCCCACGCTAAAGGGATAGACGTTTCCTGTGGTAATCAAACTATTTTAGCAGACCATATAAAACAGGCAATAGGT
This region of Anguilla rostrata isolate EN2019 chromosome 8, ASM1855537v3, whole genome shotgun sequence genomic DNA includes:
- the ago2 gene encoding protein argonaute-2 isoform X1, whose translation is MYSSGAAGAAEMCEGPHSTGSGGSAPPSPPMPEYVFKPPPRPDFGTMGRTIKLQANFFEMEIPKLEVYHYDIDIKPEKCPRRVNREIVEHMVQHFKTQIFGDRKPVYDGRKNLYTAMPLPIGREKVELEVTIPGEGKDRSFKVAIKWVSCVSLQALHEALSGRLPNIPFETIQALDVVMRHLPSMRYTPVGRSFFTPSEGCSNPLGGGREVWFGFHQSVRPSLWKMMLNIDVSATAFYKAQPVIEFMCEVLDFKSIEEQQKPLTDSQRVKFTKEIKGFPSTGAAGLKVEITHCGQMKRKYRVCNVTRRPASHQTFPLQQENGQTMECTVAQYFKDKYKLVLRYPHLPCLQVGQEQKHTYLPLEVCNIVAGQRCIKKLTDNQTSTMIRATARSAPDRQDEISKLMRSANFNTDPYVREFGVMVRDEMTEVNGRVLQAPSILYGGRNKAIATPIQGVWDMRNKQFHTGIEIKVWAIACFAPQRQCTELLLKAFTDQLRKISRDAGMPIQGQPCFCKYAQGADSVEPMFKHLKYTYQGLQLVVVILPGKTPVYAEVKRVGDTVLGMATQCVQVKNVQKTTPQTLSNLCLKINVKLGGVNNILLPQGRPLVFQQPVIFLGADVTHPPAGDGKKPSIAAVVGSMDAHPSRYCATVRVQQHRQDIIQDLAAMVRELLIQFYKSTRFKPTRIIYYRDGISEGQFNQVLQHELLAIREACIKLEKDYQPGITFVVVQKRHHTRLFCMDRNERVGKSGNIPAGTTVDTKITHPSEFDFYLCSHAGIQGTSRPSHYHVLWDDNHFTSDELQVLTYQLCHTYVRCTRSVSIPAPAYYAHLVAFRARYHLVDKEHDSAEGSHTSGQSNGRDQQALAKAVQIHQDTLRTMYFA
- the ago2 gene encoding protein argonaute-2 isoform X2; the encoded protein is MYSSGAAGAAEMCEGPHSTGSGGSAPPSPPMPEYVFKPPPRPDFGTMGRTIKLQANFFEMEIPKLEVYHYDIDIKPEKCPRRVNREIVEHMVQHFKTQIFGDRKPVYDGRKNLYTAMPLPIGREKVELEVTIPGEGKDRSFKVAIKWVSCVSLQALHEALSGRLPNIPFETIQALDVVMRHLPSMRYTPVGRSFFTPSEGCSNPLGGGREVWFGFHQSVRPSLWKMMLNIDVSATAFYKAQPVIEFMCEVLDFKSIEEQQKPLTDSQRVKFTKEIKGLKVEITHCGQMKRKYRVCNVTRRPASHQTFPLQQENGQTMECTVAQYFKDKYKLVLRYPHLPCLQVGQEQKHTYLPLEVCNIVAGQRCIKKLTDNQTSTMIRATARSAPDRQDEISKLMRSANFNTDPYVREFGVMVRDEMTEVNGRVLQAPSILYGGRNKAIATPIQGVWDMRNKQFHTGIEIKVWAIACFAPQRQCTELLLKAFTDQLRKISRDAGMPIQGQPCFCKYAQGADSVEPMFKHLKYTYQGLQLVVVILPGKTPVYAEVKRVGDTVLGMATQCVQVKNVQKTTPQTLSNLCLKINVKLGGVNNILLPQGRPLVFQQPVIFLGADVTHPPAGDGKKPSIAAVVGSMDAHPSRYCATVRVQQHRQDIIQDLAAMVRELLIQFYKSTRFKPTRIIYYRDGISEGQFNQVLQHELLAIREACIKLEKDYQPGITFVVVQKRHHTRLFCMDRNERVGKSGNIPAGTTVDTKITHPSEFDFYLCSHAGIQGTSRPSHYHVLWDDNHFTSDELQVLTYQLCHTYVRCTRSVSIPAPAYYAHLVAFRARYHLVDKEHDSAEGSHTSGQSNGRDQQALAKAVQIHQDTLRTMYFA
- the ago2 gene encoding protein argonaute-2 isoform X3, whose product is MYSSGAAGAAEMCEGPHSTGSGGSAPPSPPMPEYVFKPPPRPDFGTMGRTIKLQANFFEMEIPKLEVYHYDIDIKPEKCPRRVNREIVEHMVQHFKTQIFGDRKPVYDGRKNLYTAMPLPIGREKVELEVTIPGEGKDRSFKVAIKWVSCVSLQALHEALSGRLPNIPFETIQALDVVMRHLPSMRYTPVGRSFFTPSEGCSNPLGGGREVWFGFHQSVRPSLWKMMLNIDVSATAFYKAQPVIEFMCEVLDFKSIEEQQKPLTDSQRVKFTKEIKGFPSTGAAGLKVEITHCGQMKRKYRVCNVTRRPASHQTFPLQQENGQTMECTVAQYFKDKYKLVLRYPHLPCLQVGQEQKHTYLPLEVCNIVAGQRCIKKLTDNQTSTMIRATARSAPDRQDEISKLMRSANFNTDPYVREFGVMVRDEMTEVNGRVLQAPSILYGGRNKAIATPIQGVWDMRNKQFHTGIEIKVWAIACFAPQRQCTELLLKAFTDQLRKISRDAGMPIQGQPCFCKYAQGADSVEPMFKHLKYTYQGLQLVVVILPGKTPVYAEVKRVGDTVLGMATQCVQVKNVQKTTPQTLSNLCLKINVKLGGVNNILLPQGRPLVFQQPVIFLGADVTHPPAGDGKKPSIAAVVGSMDAHPSRYCATVRVQQHRQDIIQDLAAMVRELLIQFYKSTRFKPTRIIYYRDGISEGQFNQVLQHELLAIREACIKLEKDYQPGITFVVVQKRHHTRLFCMDRNERVGKSGNIPAGTTVDTKITHPSEFDFYLCSHAGIQGTSRPSHYHVLWDDNHFTSDELQVLTYQLCHTYVRCTRSVSIPAPAYYAHLVAFRARYHLVDKEHDR